Proteins from a genomic interval of Bifidobacterium longum subsp. infantis ATCC 15697 = JCM 1222 = DSM 20088:
- a CDS encoding endonuclease/exonuclease/phosphatase family protein, translating to MAKARSTTTGASVRARATSKPRSAKATARPVSKSAVRPRKRHHLLGFLAAIFALLALAGTAARALPADLQELPFVPIVVSATPWFMLLGLIALLLAIVSRRILAALIAAAAIACNGYWQYPFFYSADPLSQAAQNAVAVASPNTSDAYARVMTFNVYKGQADPQAIVELVRDQRVEVLALQETTEDFVKKLNEAGIEHYLPYAQVSSSDGVFGNGLWSATPLADPADDDVNSSASFMPGGTVDMGGQQIRFISVHTTAPVPGYWRQWKRSLDELGLMRRHTDTRYIFMGDFNATYDHTPFRDFLGDRFVDAARESGHGFTFSWPTNRATVPMFAGIDHVVLDQGMKAGQCKVVKVEGSDHAALLVTVAVG from the coding sequence ATGGCAAAGGCACGGAGCACGACCACAGGCGCAAGCGTACGAGCCCGCGCCACTTCCAAGCCACGCTCTGCCAAAGCCACGGCGCGCCCAGTATCCAAGTCCGCAGTAAGGCCACGTAAACGGCACCATCTGCTTGGTTTTCTTGCCGCGATATTCGCCCTTCTTGCCCTTGCCGGTACTGCCGCCCGCGCGCTACCTGCCGATTTGCAGGAACTGCCGTTTGTGCCGATTGTGGTATCGGCAACGCCCTGGTTCATGTTGCTTGGTTTGATCGCCCTACTGTTGGCCATCGTGTCGCGACGTATCCTTGCCGCATTGATCGCCGCTGCCGCAATCGCGTGCAATGGCTATTGGCAGTATCCGTTCTTCTACTCAGCCGATCCGCTTTCCCAAGCCGCGCAGAACGCCGTGGCCGTAGCCTCCCCCAACACCAGCGACGCCTATGCGCGCGTCATGACCTTCAATGTGTACAAGGGGCAGGCCGATCCGCAAGCCATCGTCGAGCTGGTCCGCGATCAGCGCGTCGAAGTGCTTGCTTTGCAGGAGACCACCGAGGATTTCGTCAAAAAACTCAACGAGGCTGGTATTGAGCACTATCTGCCGTATGCGCAGGTCTCATCGTCTGACGGCGTATTCGGTAACGGCCTCTGGTCGGCCACGCCACTTGCCGATCCGGCCGACGATGACGTGAATTCCAGCGCCTCATTCATGCCCGGCGGCACGGTGGATATGGGTGGCCAGCAGATTCGATTCATATCCGTGCACACCACTGCACCTGTACCGGGCTATTGGCGGCAGTGGAAGCGATCGCTGGATGAGTTGGGTCTGATGCGCAGGCATACGGATACACGGTATATTTTCATGGGCGATTTCAACGCCACTTACGATCACACACCATTCCGTGATTTTCTTGGCGACCGGTTCGTGGATGCCGCACGTGAATCCGGACATGGGTTTACGTTCTCATGGCCCACGAACCGTGCGACTGTGCCAATGTTCGCCGGTATTGACCACGTGGTGCTTGATCAGGGCATGAAGGCCGGGCAATGCAAGGTGGTCAAAGTCGAGGGCTCCGATCATGCGGCGTTGTTGGTGACTGTGGCGGTTGGGTGA
- a CDS encoding nucleoside 2-deoxyribosyltransferase, giving the protein MSEDKQYDFYVAGPFFDPEQTASMERLEKILEDHGKVLFKPRFASQIEEAGPEGCFADDIRGINAAKAVVANLMDEDPGTMFEIGYAHALGIPVYGYFENLTPMDRVNLMIAQSVELVFAGPDDVAKYLETGEHTEVDYIQF; this is encoded by the coding sequence ATGAGTGAAGATAAGCAGTATGACTTCTATGTGGCCGGTCCGTTCTTCGATCCTGAACAGACGGCAAGTATGGAACGTTTGGAAAAGATACTGGAAGACCATGGCAAGGTACTGTTCAAGCCGCGGTTTGCCAGCCAGATCGAAGAAGCAGGGCCTGAAGGATGCTTTGCGGACGATATCCGTGGCATTAATGCTGCTAAGGCCGTGGTCGCCAATCTTATGGACGAGGACCCAGGCACGATGTTCGAAATCGGATATGCGCATGCGCTGGGAATCCCGGTGTACGGCTATTTCGAGAACCTTACGCCAATGGATCGTGTCAATCTGATGATTGCGCAATCGGTCGAACTGGTTTTCGCCGGTCCTGATGATGTGGCGAAATACTTGGAAACCGGCGAACATACGGAAGTCGATTACATTCAGTTCTAA
- a CDS encoding AMP-dependent synthetase/ligase — protein MTENIADKAINDTRIVKQFTNPVKEPIDSDVNLFDLLDNRAKRDPEGAMIEYKGDDGTWRPYSAQVFRDMVIDLAKGLIGLGVNKGDSVAIVSRTRWEWTALDVAIMSIGAVTVPVYETNSASQVSWIFNDSKVTLAIAEDDGQRDKIESVRSEVPTLRNAFVIEAGGLNAIKTYGESVTDAEFWEYKEASHGDDRATIVYTSGSTGTPKGVELTHRNFAFLVFSALQYMPRAGAWPNRRLLLFLPLSHVFARFMEFFSFGGTISLALSSNMKTMVKDFETFGPTLLLAVPRVYEKVYNAASQRAGTGFAGKMFMRAAENAREWSKAEQKGEQLPIAGRIAHAFYEQVVYKKIRTIFGPNADFAITGGAPMDSELSHFFNGIGMPVLEGYGMTETCGPVCVSLPEDNRIGTIGMPMCGITAGIAEDGELVVKGPLVCKGYHNNPEVTTQQITDGWLHTGDLGDISEDGFISITGRKKDLIITAGGKNVSPGLLEASVMTSPVVNQCLVIGDKKPFVAALVTLDLADANNWLESQGAKPEPDLASLAKNAIVHAEVERAVNAANEGVSRAESIRKFEILPDEFTEANGMLTPSLKTRRAQIVKHYQELIDNVIYVPLKK, from the coding sequence ATGACTGAAAACATCGCTGATAAGGCCATAAACGATACTCGTATCGTCAAGCAGTTCACCAATCCCGTCAAGGAACCGATTGACAGCGACGTCAACCTGTTCGATCTGCTCGATAACCGCGCCAAGCGCGATCCCGAAGGTGCCATGATCGAATACAAGGGCGATGATGGCACTTGGCGCCCGTACAGTGCCCAAGTATTCCGTGACATGGTCATCGATCTGGCCAAGGGCCTGATCGGACTTGGCGTCAATAAGGGCGATTCAGTCGCTATCGTCTCACGCACACGTTGGGAATGGACGGCGCTGGACGTGGCGATCATGTCCATCGGCGCGGTCACCGTGCCGGTGTACGAGACCAACTCCGCCAGCCAGGTCAGCTGGATCTTCAACGATTCCAAAGTCACGCTCGCCATCGCCGAAGATGACGGACAGCGCGACAAGATCGAATCCGTGCGCAGCGAGGTACCCACCCTGCGCAACGCGTTCGTAATCGAGGCCGGCGGCCTGAACGCCATCAAGACCTATGGCGAAAGCGTCACCGATGCCGAATTCTGGGAATACAAGGAAGCCTCCCACGGCGACGACCGCGCCACCATCGTCTACACATCCGGCTCTACAGGCACCCCGAAGGGCGTGGAACTGACCCACCGCAACTTCGCCTTCCTGGTGTTTTCCGCGCTGCAGTACATGCCGCGCGCCGGCGCATGGCCTAACCGCCGCCTGCTGCTGTTCCTGCCGTTGAGCCACGTGTTCGCCCGATTCATGGAATTCTTCAGCTTCGGCGGCACGATTTCGCTGGCCTTGAGCTCCAATATGAAGACGATGGTCAAGGACTTCGAAACCTTCGGCCCCACGCTGCTGCTTGCCGTGCCGCGTGTGTACGAGAAGGTCTACAACGCCGCCTCCCAGCGCGCCGGCACCGGATTCGCTGGCAAGATGTTCATGCGCGCCGCCGAAAACGCGCGCGAATGGTCCAAGGCCGAGCAGAAGGGTGAGCAGTTGCCGATTGCCGGACGTATCGCCCACGCCTTCTACGAGCAGGTGGTGTACAAGAAGATTCGCACAATTTTCGGTCCGAACGCCGACTTCGCCATTACCGGCGGCGCTCCGATGGACTCCGAGCTTTCCCACTTCTTCAACGGCATCGGCATGCCGGTGCTTGAGGGCTATGGCATGACCGAAACCTGCGGCCCGGTGTGTGTGAGCTTGCCGGAAGACAACCGCATCGGCACCATCGGCATGCCGATGTGCGGTATCACTGCGGGCATCGCCGAGGACGGCGAGCTGGTGGTCAAAGGACCGCTGGTGTGCAAGGGCTACCACAACAACCCTGAGGTCACTACCCAGCAGATCACTGATGGCTGGCTGCACACCGGCGATCTGGGCGATATCTCCGAAGATGGCTTCATCTCCATCACCGGCCGTAAGAAAGACCTCATCATCACCGCTGGTGGCAAGAATGTGTCGCCGGGTCTGCTTGAGGCTTCCGTGATGACCTCGCCTGTGGTCAACCAGTGCTTGGTTATTGGTGATAAGAAGCCGTTCGTGGCCGCTCTGGTCACGCTGGATCTGGCAGATGCCAACAATTGGCTGGAATCCCAGGGTGCCAAGCCGGAACCCGATCTGGCCTCGCTGGCCAAGAACGCCATCGTTCACGCTGAGGTGGAGCGTGCGGTGAACGCCGCCAACGAGGGCGTTTCCCGCGCCGAGTCGATTCGTAAGTTCGAGATTCTGCCCGACGAATTCACCGAGGCCAACGGCATGCTGACCCCGAGCCTGAAGACCCGCCGCGCGCAAATCGTCAAGCACTACCAAGAGCTCATTGACAACGTGATCTACGTCCCGCTGAAGAAGTAA
- a CDS encoding NAD(P)H-dependent oxidoreductase, translating into MSTLILVFHPHLKDGSRVNARLLAELAAQGEDDIIVRDEYAEYPNFSVNADTEHELLEAADRVILQFPFYWYSSPALLKEWEDEVIAAGWAYGGGHALKGKELKLVVTTGSDASKYRKDGEYNHTMEELLSPFAVVAYKVGMNYAEPFLVQGTATISDAELDQAAADYVSAILD; encoded by the coding sequence ATGTCAACGTTGATTCTTGTATTCCATCCGCACCTGAAGGACGGCTCGCGAGTGAACGCCCGCCTGCTTGCCGAACTCGCCGCACAAGGCGAGGACGACATCATCGTGCGCGACGAATACGCCGAATACCCGAACTTCTCCGTCAACGCCGACACGGAGCACGAGCTGCTGGAGGCCGCCGACCGCGTAATCCTTCAGTTCCCGTTCTACTGGTACTCCTCCCCCGCGCTACTCAAGGAATGGGAAGACGAGGTCATCGCCGCAGGCTGGGCCTACGGTGGAGGCCACGCACTCAAGGGCAAGGAGCTCAAGCTGGTGGTCACCACTGGTTCCGACGCCTCCAAGTACCGCAAGGATGGCGAGTACAACCACACCATGGAGGAGCTGCTAAGCCCATTCGCAGTCGTGGCCTACAAGGTAGGCATGAACTATGCCGAACCATTCCTGGTGCAGGGCACCGCCACCATCAGCGATGCGGAGCTGGATCAGGCCGCCGCTGATTATGTTTCGGCGATTTTGGACTGA
- a CDS encoding exodeoxyribonuclease VII small subunit — translation MTENAASTDKNNPASSLADKERELIAQMPYEEARDKLIQAVQALETGGLNLDQSMRQWEIGEALAKRAQGLLNDVRAKLDQAQAEQAANEATAGTQSNLD, via the coding sequence ATGACCGAAAACGCCGCATCCACCGACAAGAACAACCCCGCCTCGTCCCTGGCGGACAAGGAACGCGAGCTCATCGCCCAGATGCCATATGAAGAGGCGCGCGACAAGCTGATTCAGGCTGTCCAGGCACTGGAAACCGGCGGCCTCAATCTTGACCAGTCGATGCGTCAATGGGAAATCGGCGAGGCCTTGGCCAAGCGCGCCCAGGGTCTGCTCAACGACGTCCGCGCCAAGCTCGACCAGGCACAAGCCGAGCAAGCCGCCAACGAAGCCACCGCAGGCACGCAGTCCAACCTCGACTGA
- the xseA gene encoding exodeoxyribonuclease VII large subunit yields the protein MTTAMGYPSTGRPPTAASLASAGFEPGQGTFAPDQGTINLPNEPRPIDQLPARAAETSAQNPWPVSVLSQKFYGAVERWPSAWVTGQITQINTRRAGSAYITLRDDFEDIAMEVNGFGRFAAAASQFVQGDRVVIHGKPNLWMKRTSLSLRGDTILKVGAGGSLKAMIDELRKQLKGEGLFDADHKLPLPEFPKTIGLICAPQARAEGDVITNVNLRWPSVTFKVVHVHVQGEQCPAEVVQAIAQLDADPSVDVIIVARGGGSFEDLIGFSDERVVRAAYACTTPLISSIGHEDDWTLLDLVADLRASTPTDAAKRVVPDVREQSQLIEGAIDRMRLRVRSRVENEIRLIEGYANRPSLTQPHTMLEPHQRLIDDSLQRLDIGLRRIVDDAQLTVERAHASLTALSPQSTLNRGYAVVQSSDGHVLDDASQVSPGDDITVTLKKGVITATTTSATA from the coding sequence ATGACTACTGCAATGGGCTACCCATCTACCGGCCGTCCACCGACCGCCGCTTCACTGGCCTCGGCTGGCTTTGAGCCGGGTCAAGGCACTTTCGCGCCTGATCAGGGCACCATCAATCTGCCGAATGAGCCTCGCCCTATCGATCAGCTGCCTGCACGCGCCGCTGAAACCAGCGCGCAAAATCCGTGGCCGGTAAGTGTGCTGAGCCAGAAGTTCTACGGTGCCGTGGAACGATGGCCGTCCGCGTGGGTCACCGGCCAGATCACGCAGATCAATACCCGTCGCGCCGGCTCGGCCTACATCACGCTGCGCGACGACTTCGAGGATATCGCCATGGAAGTCAATGGCTTCGGCAGGTTCGCGGCCGCGGCCAGCCAGTTCGTTCAGGGCGACCGCGTGGTGATTCATGGCAAACCGAACCTGTGGATGAAGCGCACTTCGCTGTCGTTGCGCGGGGACACGATTCTCAAGGTCGGAGCCGGTGGCAGCCTCAAGGCCATGATCGACGAATTGCGCAAGCAGCTTAAGGGCGAGGGCCTGTTCGATGCCGATCACAAACTGCCTCTCCCGGAGTTTCCGAAGACTATTGGCCTGATTTGCGCACCTCAGGCACGTGCGGAAGGCGATGTGATCACCAATGTGAACCTTCGTTGGCCTTCCGTAACCTTCAAGGTGGTCCATGTGCATGTTCAGGGCGAGCAATGCCCGGCCGAAGTGGTTCAGGCCATTGCACAACTCGATGCCGACCCGAGCGTGGATGTGATCATCGTGGCCCGTGGCGGCGGCTCGTTTGAGGATCTCATCGGTTTCTCGGATGAGCGTGTGGTTCGTGCGGCGTATGCCTGCACCACACCATTAATCTCCTCCATCGGGCATGAGGATGACTGGACGTTGCTGGATCTGGTCGCCGATCTTAGAGCCTCCACCCCCACCGATGCGGCCAAGCGCGTGGTACCGGATGTGCGTGAGCAGTCGCAGCTCATCGAAGGTGCCATCGACCGTATGCGACTGCGGGTCCGTTCGCGCGTGGAGAACGAGATTCGACTTATCGAGGGATATGCGAACCGGCCAAGCCTGACCCAACCGCATACCATGCTCGAACCGCATCAGCGGCTAATCGACGATTCCCTGCAGCGGCTTGACATCGGCCTGCGACGCATCGTGGACGATGCCCAGCTCACCGTCGAGCGAGCTCACGCCTCACTGACCGCACTCAGCCCGCAATCCACATTGAACCGAGGCTATGCGGTGGTGCAGTCCTCCGATGGCCACGTACTAGACGATGCTTCGCAGGTAAGCCCTGGGGATGACATCACCGTCACCTTGAAGAAGGGTGTCATTACCGCAACCACCACATCCGCAACCGCGTGA
- the nrdD gene encoding anaerobic ribonucleoside-triphosphate reductase produces the protein MGAQVLEEIVTDNETKVAAKASTVLVEKRDGRVVDFDPINIISAVKSAFGDLNKEVGPEEDAMIRGFANQVEGEIKGRYAGPAKIEDIQNLVEHALIDAHLYDVARAYTNYRLDKDIQRAKATDVNEAVSRFINHDPTLIHENANKDSNVYSTQRDLLAGAVSKAAAFNMLPPAVSNAHMKGDIHFHDADYSPFTAQSNCSLPNFWDMLANGFTLGNAPMASPKSIAIAATQITQIMKDVASSQYGGQTANRADEHLAQYAKKDYEKFLEEARETIPDGMPVEFARRQVESAKRNEPAKLHFGSREPLPMDTPFHTDVDELEQEREILAKIRTRKAIYDAMQTMEYQINSNRVSNGQTPFVTVGFGLGTDWFSREVQRAILLNRIRGLGKEHHTAIFPKLVFTVQHGVNADPGDPNYDLKQLALESATKRMYPDVVFYENIVKITGSFKAPMGCRSFLQGWINPETGKDEEDGRMNLGVVTVNVPRIAIESHGDKARFWKLFEERMEVAHQALQFRIMRCKEATPVNAPTLFRFGAFGRLGANDNVDQLFKNERATVSLGYIGLAETTAVFYGKNWIRDHGWDPEGKEFALSIVKRMNELCKQWSKAEGYHYSVYSTPAESLTDRFNRMDREKFGRIEGVTDHDFYTNSFHYPVWLQPTPMEKLSYEKDFPYYASGGFINYCEYPCLQDNPKALEAVWDYAYNIGIGYLGTNTPIDHCFVCGFQGDFEPTEEGFKCPECGNSNPDKCNVTKRTCGYLGSPVQRPMVHGRHEEIAHRVKHMSGETGRVTLDDGTTREWFEEAK, from the coding sequence ATGGGTGCACAGGTGTTGGAGGAAATCGTCACCGATAACGAGACCAAGGTGGCCGCCAAGGCCTCCACCGTGCTCGTTGAGAAGCGTGATGGTCGTGTGGTCGACTTCGACCCCATCAACATCATCTCTGCGGTCAAGTCTGCTTTCGGTGACCTGAACAAGGAAGTCGGCCCCGAAGAAGATGCCATGATCCGTGGTTTCGCCAACCAAGTCGAAGGCGAAATCAAGGGGCGTTACGCCGGCCCCGCCAAGATCGAGGACATCCAGAACCTCGTGGAGCACGCCCTCATTGACGCCCACCTGTACGATGTGGCTCGCGCCTACACCAACTACCGTCTCGACAAGGACATTCAGCGTGCCAAGGCCACTGATGTCAACGAGGCCGTTTCCCGCTTCATCAACCACGACCCGACCCTGATTCACGAGAACGCGAACAAGGATTCCAACGTCTACTCCACCCAGCGTGATCTGCTGGCCGGTGCCGTGTCCAAGGCCGCCGCGTTCAACATGCTGCCGCCGGCGGTGTCCAACGCCCACATGAAGGGCGACATTCACTTCCACGATGCCGACTACTCGCCGTTCACTGCCCAGTCCAACTGCTCCTTGCCGAACTTCTGGGACATGTTGGCCAATGGCTTCACTCTTGGCAACGCTCCGATGGCTTCCCCGAAGTCCATCGCCATTGCGGCCACCCAGATTACCCAGATCATGAAGGACGTGGCCTCCAGCCAGTATGGTGGCCAGACCGCCAACCGTGCTGACGAGCATCTTGCCCAGTATGCCAAGAAGGATTACGAGAAGTTCCTCGAGGAAGCTCGTGAGACCATCCCCGACGGCATGCCGGTTGAATTCGCCCGTCGTCAGGTCGAGAGCGCCAAGAGGAACGAGCCCGCCAAGCTGCATTTCGGTTCCCGCGAACCGCTGCCGATGGACACCCCGTTCCACACCGATGTTGACGAACTTGAGCAGGAGCGTGAAATCCTCGCCAAGATTCGTACCCGCAAGGCCATCTATGATGCCATGCAGACCATGGAATACCAGATCAACTCCAACCGTGTGTCCAACGGCCAGACCCCGTTCGTGACTGTCGGCTTTGGTCTCGGCACCGACTGGTTCTCTCGTGAAGTGCAGCGCGCAATCCTGCTGAACCGTATTCGCGGCCTCGGCAAGGAACACCACACCGCCATCTTCCCGAAGCTCGTCTTTACTGTGCAGCACGGCGTGAACGCCGACCCGGGTGACCCGAACTACGATTTGAAGCAGCTCGCCCTCGAGTCCGCCACCAAGCGCATGTACCCGGATGTGGTGTTCTACGAGAACATCGTCAAGATCACAGGCTCCTTCAAGGCTCCGATGGGTTGCCGCTCCTTCCTGCAGGGTTGGATCAACCCGGAGACCGGCAAGGACGAGGAGGATGGCCGTATGAACCTCGGCGTGGTCACCGTCAATGTGCCGCGTATCGCCATCGAATCCCACGGTGACAAGGCTCGCTTCTGGAAGCTGTTCGAGGAGCGTATGGAAGTCGCCCATCAGGCCCTCCAGTTCCGCATCATGCGCTGCAAGGAAGCCACCCCGGTCAACGCCCCGACCCTGTTCCGCTTCGGTGCGTTCGGTCGTCTCGGTGCCAACGACAACGTGGACCAGCTGTTCAAGAACGAGCGTGCCACCGTGTCGCTCGGCTACATCGGCCTTGCCGAGACCACCGCGGTCTTCTACGGCAAGAACTGGATTCGCGACCACGGCTGGGATCCGGAAGGCAAGGAGTTCGCGCTGTCCATCGTCAAGCGCATGAACGAGCTGTGCAAGCAGTGGAGCAAAGCGGAGGGCTACCACTATTCCGTGTACTCCACTCCGGCTGAATCCCTGACCGACCGCTTCAACCGCATGGACCGTGAAAAGTTCGGCCGTATCGAAGGCGTGACTGACCACGACTTCTACACCAACTCCTTCCACTACCCGGTGTGGTTGCAGCCCACCCCGATGGAGAAGCTCAGCTACGAGAAGGACTTCCCGTACTACGCCTCCGGCGGCTTCATCAACTACTGCGAGTACCCGTGCCTGCAGGACAACCCGAAGGCGCTCGAAGCCGTGTGGGATTACGCCTACAACATCGGCATCGGCTACCTGGGCACCAACACCCCGATCGACCACTGCTTCGTGTGCGGCTTCCAGGGCGACTTTGAGCCGACCGAGGAAGGCTTCAAGTGCCCGGAGTGCGGTAACTCCAACCCGGACAAGTGCAACGTCACCAAGCGCACCTGCGGCTACCTCGGCAGCCCGGTCCAGCGCCCGATGGTGCATGGCCGTCACGAGGAGATCGCCCACCGAGTCAAGCACATGAGCGGCGAAACCGGTCGTGTGACGCTGGACGACGGCACCACTCGCGAGTGGTTCGAAGAGGCCAAGTAG
- the nrdG gene encoding anaerobic ribonucleoside-triphosphate reductase activating protein: MPELHTTKPEPKRHDFAASETGRGPSVPSNGLANDPKAGQWDGRRMSKRMIADYKTFIVTDGEGVRNSLYVSGCPFHCVDCFNASIWDFQAGHEYTQKLEDKIIEDLKAPWVQGITFLGGEPFLNTPVLVPLAQRIRQEFGHTKDIWSWTGYTWEELMRPGETPDKLELLHLIDILVDGRYLRDQKDSLLQFRGSRNQRILDVPKSLEAGEPVIWAKLHDQERDIPEIYLKDREAGEGQQAS; this comes from the coding sequence ATGCCGGAGTTGCATACGACCAAGCCCGAACCCAAGCGCCATGACTTTGCGGCCAGCGAGACCGGGCGTGGCCCCTCCGTACCCTCCAACGGTCTTGCCAACGATCCGAAAGCCGGTCAATGGGATGGCCGGCGCATGTCCAAGCGGATGATCGCCGACTACAAAACCTTCATTGTCACCGACGGAGAAGGCGTGCGCAACTCCCTTTACGTCTCCGGGTGCCCCTTCCACTGCGTCGACTGCTTCAACGCCTCCATCTGGGATTTCCAAGCCGGCCACGAATACACGCAAAAACTTGAAGACAAAATCATCGAAGATCTGAAAGCCCCATGGGTGCAAGGCATTACGTTCCTTGGCGGCGAGCCATTCCTCAACACTCCCGTGCTGGTGCCGCTCGCACAACGTATCCGCCAGGAATTCGGTCATACCAAAGATATCTGGTCGTGGACCGGCTACACATGGGAAGAACTCATGCGCCCCGGAGAAACCCCAGACAAGCTTGAATTGCTACATCTCATCGACATTCTCGTCGACGGCCGCTACCTCAGAGACCAGAAGGACTCGCTGCTGCAATTCCGCGGCTCCAGAAACCAGCGCATCCTCGATGTGCCCAAGTCTCTGGAAGCCGGCGAACCGGTCATCTGGGCCAAGCTCCACGATCAAGAACGAGATATCCCCGAAATCTATTTGAAAGACCGCGAAGCCGGCGAAGGCCAACAGGCCTCGTAG